A window from Brachyhypopomus gauderio isolate BG-103 chromosome 6, BGAUD_0.2, whole genome shotgun sequence encodes these proteins:
- the nhsl3 gene encoding NHS-like protein 3, whose protein sequence is MSRRSSMGDLVPRDITEILALQSKVSKGKNKRGSSLGRAFSWFKGSKRTRSASNGQSRSGSLRGRTVEGSIIRQTHTNQDCSKAGQKHVEQRKLTVHYTSSQLYQENVFSESSSRPKFLEDLHTEALEGLKILQQEEHNNGMNLQDDHVVFTDNPQEDDDDDSKCQERAGPLGFDSTDDDHITSSSVVSAMSTRPVLTRQGSTFKPLNTVKRLDKSRKRNRRTTIMGIPQHVHRELCMERGVLLPQHPDTDDSDAVIIPAADGRPPVTPYEGARVHLQDIEALEESRDEQLLRHHLQAVYKDDLLQTCKPGTRISPVQRPKSLAVPGMISSSSFLQEPQGPVMSMSPQATYLSTIIPNAILPAAIDVIEIDRGRSRRSVRRAGKSSLASASPGSSRSGGGTSDEPASTSSNCSRSQSSETIVSNPSTISFRRNFPPSYATNCMKENCDLNHAEQMSSKSSGSWLSSTSKAGSQRTDQEELNDEGESATNGHILSRSLSVMKPKLPPAPPTRTNSLHHEKMKKSGHAKTKFLNNLEYSGTQTDGGLSAKDDPATANDEKMSTVSPTFLDDSHSYLTSSPHSPDKDSTCAQTDSINSSSENKFERTMSPSSGYSSQSGTPTHSSKDIGHSSPGKLKMKPPKPERVGARTLPVVLVSSSTASFSSVASEPVHRIAQTHTTESQSHRMSTATMVNNKAPPPSSAAVHRELFNIPPPPKIKAPRPPPPETWAHNKRTIELICGPPLNSHKTIELQKQQQQLHLLLVKNQNTAYTVDQTSSERHTSVEVKTNPKDPMFETKNESTTLLEREILDESVALAHMEGLPVNEKETNPKKEKASYVTEKQDIILENKSPIKKVPTASNGELRVQSPTQQLKSEDCVINSAVLSENNTLTPKSNMTDTQNQEIQNDMPPQKLDPQFPASSPPPSPPPAHPPPPPPSKKPPTYSASMPPPEKELRCEKEKDEKECLWPPPPPPMNESADLIFYGQDEIEFPPPPPPPLIQEVLSDRSKQPNSETTGQANSTSPEEVYNVPDIARHVQQNPAVIVNASMQKKTTTEQPPVDPIISVAKVSDSKALDQSHDKPQFFEKVCTDLVCSKTCVVPEISANSQNKPLQPQPEEMSPRTQGNSPNPSTLSAADISQLVTSDDPTDTTTPTEDQSINFRQPSLTNTDNRSKELLSKHKSAPISKDDANIPLVTPSLLQMIRLRSVNAEDQVNIVSQDGKAGSESASDQNQCIPSQVIPQKPARKSCSNPTQSSIKSVLATPSAPSMRLQEAIRMKAAAMSSTGLPPRPNLRVLTPSTNSNDVPTPSPKTADGCDLPLQSPASAASFIFSKSTRKVVIETCTSPEEQASLQQNLAAELMQISDQAKAVVTNGTKKQVKVPPPVAKKPAHASNLPVKLGTASPFTSLSKQNGRENMGQKETVPPAGQCAHSLGNRMSTSQN, encoded by the exons CTGGGCAGAAGCACGTGGAGCAGAGGAAGCTGACGGTGCATTACACAAGCTCACAGCTCTACCAGGAGAATGTCTTCAGTGAGAGCAGCAGCAGGCCAAAGTTCCTGGAGGACCTGCACACTGAAGCCCTGGAAGGACTTAAGATACTACAGCAGGAGG AACACAATAATGGAATGAACCTTCAAGACGATCATGTTGTG TTCACAGATAATCCacaggaagatgatgatgatgattccaAGTGTCAAGAAAGAGCTGGACCTCTGGGCTTTGACAGCACGGATGATGACCATATCACATCTTCATCTGTTGTATCTGCAATGTCAACTCGCCCTGTGCTAACACGGCAAG GTTCAACATTTAAGCCCCTGAACACTGTGAAGAGACTGGACAAGagcagaaagagaaacagaagaaCGACCATTATGGGCATACCACAACATGTTCACAGAGAGCTAT GCATGGAGAGAGGAGTTTTACTGCCGCAGCACCCAGACACGGACGATTCAGATGCAGTCATAATCCCAGCAGCTGATGGAAGGCCACCAGTAACACCTTACGAAGGCGCACGTGTGCACCTACAGGACATTGAAGCCCTTGAGGAATCCAGAGACGAGCAACTTCTCAGACACCATTTACAAGCTGTGTACAAAGATGACTTGCTTCAAACCTGCAAACCCGGGACACGGATATCACCTGTACAGAGGCCCAAATCCCTGGCTGTACCAGGAATGATAAGTTCTTCCTCCTTCCTGCAGGAACCGCAAGGCCCAGTGATGTCCATGTCTCCACAGGCTACCTATTTGTCCACAATTATTCCTAATGCAATTCTCCCAGCTGCGATAGATGTGATCGAGATTGACAGAGGCCGCAGCAGACGCAGCGTACGGAGAGCTGGCAAGAGCAGTTTAGCGTCGGCAAGTCCAGGTTCTTCACGTTCAGGAGGAGGTACCAGCGATGAGCCGGCTTCCACCAGCTCCAATTGCAGCCGCTCGCAATCATCCGAGACGATCGTCTCCAACCCCTCCACAATCTCTTTTAGAAGAAATTTTCCACCTTCTTATGCTACAAACTGCATGAAGGAAAACTGCGACCTAAACCACGCCGAGCAGATGAGCAGTAAGAGCTCGGGCAGCTGGTTAAGTTCCACCAGCAAAGCAGGCAGTCAGCGAACAGACCAAGAGGAGCTGAATGACGAGGGAGAAAGTGCCACAAATGGTCACATTTTATCCCGCAGTCTGTCTGTAATGAAGCCTAAACTACCACCAGCACCGCCAACAAGGACGAACTCTTTGCACcatgaaaaaatgaaaaagtcAGGACATGCAAAAACAAAATTTTTGAACAATTTGGAATACAGTGGCACACAAACAGATGGGGGACTCAGTGCAAAAGATGATCCTGCAACAGCCAACGATGAAAAAATGTCTACAGTCTCTCCAACATTTTTGGACGACTCCCACTCATATCTCACTTCAAGTCCACACAGCCCTGATAAAGATTCCACTTGTGCTCAAACTGATTCAATCAACTCGTCATCAGAGAATAAATTTGAAAGGACAATGTCACCCTCCAGTGGATACTCAAGTCAAAGTGGCACACCAACTCATTCTTCCAAAGACATCGGCCACTCCTCTCCAGGGAAGCTGAAGATGAAGCCCCCAAAACCAGAGAGGGTGGGTGCGCGGACCCTCCCCGTGGTGTTGGTCTCGTCATCAACGGCTTCCTTTTCGTCGGTTGCGTCAGAACCAGTCCACCGCATCGCTCAAACCCACACCACTGAATCACAGTCACACAGAATGTCCACCGCTACAATGGTGAATAACAAGGCACCTCCACCATCGTCAGCAGCTGTGCACAGAGAGCTCTTCAACATTCCTCCACCACCGAAGATAAAAGCCCCTCGCCCCCCACCCCCTGAAACCTGGGCTCACAACAAACGCACAATTGAACTTATATGTGGCCCACCCTTAAACAGCCACAAGACCATCGAGcttcaaaaacaacaacaacaactacatCTTTTACTGGTAAAAAATCAAAACACAGCATATACAGTTGATCAAACCTCTTCAGAAAGACATACATCTGTAGAAGTTAAAACAAACCCCAAAGACCCCATGTTTGAGACAAAGAATGAGTCCACGACACtcctagagagagagattctggATGAGTCTGTAGCTTTAGCGCATATGGAAGGTCTACCAGTGaatgaaaaagaaacaaaccCTAAGAAGGAAAAGGCAAGTTATGTGACTGAGAAACAGGATATCATTCTTGAAAACAAAAGTCCAATAAAGAAGGTGCCAACAGCGAGCAATGGTGAACTAAGAGTGCAGTCACCAACCCAACAGTTAAAAAGTGAAGACTGTGTGATCAATTCTGCTGTTTTATCAGAGAATAACACACTAACCCCAAAGTCAAACATGACTGACACACAAAACCAAGAGATACAAAATGATATGCCTCCACAGAAGCTAGATCCACAGTTCCCTGCAagctccccacctccctctccacctccggcacatcctcctcctccacctccctctaaAAAGCCTCCAACTTACTCAGCGTCCATGCCTCCACCTGAGAAAGAACTCCGCtgtgaaaaagaaaaagatgaaAAAGAGTGTCTAtggcctccaccacctccacctatgAACGAGTCAGCTGACTTGATATTTTATGGACAGGATGAGATCGAGTttcccccaccacctccaccaccactaatACAAGAAGTACTTTCAGACAGATCCAAGCAACCCAACAGTGAAACAACTGGTCAGGCAAACAGTACGTCTCCAGAGGAGGTGTATAATGTTCCAGATATAGCCAGGCATGTACAGCAAAACCCAGCGGTTATTGTCAATGCATCAATGCAAAAGAAAACTACAACAGAACAACCACCTGTAGATCCTATCATAAGTGTTGCAAAGGTGTCCGACAGCAAAGCGTTAGATCAATCCCATGACAAACCACAGTTCTTTGAGAAAGTCTGTACTGATCTGGTCTGTTCAAAAACATGCGTGGTTCCTGAAATTTCTGCTAATTCACAGAACAAACCTTTACAGCCACAGCCTGAGGAAATGTCTCCTCGAACTCAAGGGAATTCTCCAAACCCGTCAACCTTATCAGCTGCAGATATATCGCAGCTAGTGACATCTGACGATCCTACTGATACGACTACACCTACAGAAGATCAGTCTATTAACTTCAGACAACCAAGTCTGACGAACACAGACAACAGAAGCAAAGAACTTTTGTCCAAACATAAAAGTGCACCGATCTCAAAGGACGACGCAAACATTCCCCTTGTTACACCTTCTCTGCTTCAGATGATACGGCTAAGATCGGTAAACGCTGAAGACCAAGTCAACATAGTCTCACAAGATGGCAAAGCAGGTAGTGAGTCTGCCTCAGACCAGAATCAGTGCATACCTAGTCAAGTAATTCCACAAAAACCAGCCCGCAAATCTTGCTCAAACCCCACCCAGTCCTCCATCAAGTCAGTCTTGGCTACACCTTCAGCTCCATCCATGCGACTTCAAGAGGCTATACGCATGAAGGCAGCAGCAATGTCCTCCACTGGACTTCCACCAAGACCTAATCTACGCGTGCTGACGCCCTCTACGAATAGCAACGATGTGCCTACACCATCCCCTAAAACAGCCGACGGCTGTGACCTGCCtcttcaatccccagcatccgCAGCGAGCTTCATTTTCTCCAAGAGCACGAGGAAGGTTGTCATCGAGACCTGCACATCTCCAGAAGAACAGGCCAGCCTCCAGCAGAACCTCGCAGCGGAGCTCATGCAGATATCAGATCAGGCCAAAGCAGTGGTTACAAATGGCACAAAGAAGCAGGTAAAGGTCCCCCCACCTGTTGCTAAGAAACCAGCACATGCATCAAATCTGCCAGTCAAACTTGGAACTGCTTCACCGTTCACATCATTAAGTAAGCAAAATGGAAGAGAGAATATGGGGCAAAAGGAAACAGTGCCACCTGCTGGCCAGTGTGCACACTCACTAGGGAACCGGATGTCAACAAGTCAGAATTAA
- the yars1 gene encoding tyrosine--tRNA ligase, cytoplasmic, whose protein sequence is MGDQLNPDEKFSLVTRNLQEVLGEEKLKQILQERELKVYWGTATTGKPHVAYFVPMSKIADFLKAGCEVTILFADLHAFLDNMKAPWELLELRVQYYEQVIKAMLESIGVPLDKLKFVKGTDYQLSREYTLDVYRLSSMVTEHDAKKAGAEVVKQVEHPLLSGLLYPGLQALDEEYLKVDAQFGGVDQRKIFTLAEKYLPSLGYTKRIHMMNPMVPGLTGSKMSSSEEESKIDLLDKKEDVKKKLKKAFCEPGNIQNNGVLSFVKHVLFSLNSEFVIKRDPKWGGDKVYTDFEEVEKDYAEEKIHPGDLKASVEVALNKLLDPIRKKFETPELRKLTSRAYPDLSKNKSAPKGNPKNTADEEEIVPSRLDLRVGKIVSVQKHPDADSLYLEKIDVGEEQPRTVVSGLVAYVSQEQLQDRLVVLLCNLKPQKMRGIESQAMLMCASVEGEPRQVEPLDPPEGSAPGDRVYVEGYESGKPDDELKPKKKVFEKLQVDLKISADCVAQWKEKDLMTKLGKITCNTLKGGNIS, encoded by the exons ATGGGAGACCAACTGAATCCGGACGAGAAATTCAGCCTCGTTACCAGAAATCTTCAG GAGGTTCTTGGGGAAGAGAAGCTTAAGCAGATTCTTCAGGAACGAGAATTAAAGGTGTACTGGGGCACTGCGACCACAGGCAAGCCCCATGTCGCTTACTTTGTTCCCATGTCAAAGATTGCAGACTTCCTGAAGGCCGGTTGTGAG GTGACCATCCTCTTTGCTGACCTTCATGCATTCTTGGACAACATGAAGGCTCCCTGGGAGCTGCTGGAGCTCCGGGTTCAGTACTATGAACAAGTCATCAAGGCCATGCTGGAGAGTATCGGGGTGCCCCTGGATAAGCTCAAGTTTGTCAAAGGCACAGACTACCAGCTGAGCAG GGAGTACACCCTGGATGTGTATCGCCTCTCCTCCATGGTGACGGAGCACGACGCCAAAAAGGCGGGAGCTGAGGTGGTGAAGCAGGTGGAGCACCCCCTCCTGAGTGGTCTACTCTACCCTGGCCTGCAG gCTCTGGATGAAGAGTACTTGAAGGTGGATGCTCAGTTCGGTGGTGTGGATCAGAGGAAGATCTTCACTCTGGCAGAAAAG TACCTGCCCTCTCTAGGTTACACAAAGCGCATCCACATGATGAACCCGATGGTGCCCGGCCTGACTGGAAGCAAGATGAGCTCTTCAGAAGAG GAGTCCAAGATAGACCTCCTTGATAAGAAAGAGGATGTGAAGAAGAAGTTGAAGAAGGCCTTTTGCGAGCCTGGGAATATCCAGAATAATGGAGTTCTCTCCTTCGTCAAGCACGTCCTCTTCTCGCTGAATTCTG AGTTTGTGATTAAAAGAGATCCTAAGTGGGGAGGAGACAAAGTCTACACAGACTTTGAGGAAGTAGAGAAGGACTATGCTGAGGAG AAAATCCACCCCGGTGACTTAAAAGCTTCAGTGGAAGTGGCACTGAACAAGCTTCTGGACCCCATCAGGAAGAAGTTTGAGACACCTGAGTTGAGGAAGCTAACCAGCAGAGCCTATCCTGATCTGTCCAAAAACA AGAGTGCCCCAAAAGGAAACCCCAAAAATACAGCAGACGAGGAGGAGATTGTCCCATCCCGACTGGATCTCAGAGTGGGAAAAATCGTCAGCGTACAGAAG CACCCAGATGCAGACTCGCTGTATTTAGAGAAAATCGACGTTGGAGAGGAGCAGCCTCGGACTGTTGTGAGCGGCTTGGTGGCCTACGTCTCCCAGGAGCAGCTGCAGGACCGGCTCGTGGTTCTGCTGTGCAACCTGAAGCCCCAGAAGATGCGTGGGATTGAGTCTCAGGCCATGCTGATGTGTGCCTCAGT TGAGGGAGAGCCCAGGCAGGTAGAACCGCTGGACCCTCCTGAGGGATCCGCTCCAGGTGACCGCGTTTATGTAGAGGGCTACGAGTCTGGGAAGCCCGATGATGAACTGAAGCCAAAGAAGAAGGTGTTTGAGAAACTGCAG GTGGACCTGAAGATTTCAGCCGACTGCGTAGCTCAGTGGAAAGAGAAGGACCTGATGACCAAACTGGGAAAGATCACCTGTAACACACTCAAAGGTGGCAACATCAGTTAG